One genomic segment of Pseudorca crassidens isolate mPseCra1 chromosome X, mPseCra1.hap1, whole genome shotgun sequence includes these proteins:
- the MED12 gene encoding mediator of RNA polymerase II transcription subunit 12 isoform X5, with product MAAFGILSYEHRPLKRPRLGPPDVYPQDPKQKEDELTALNVKQGFNNQPAVSGDEHGSAKNVNFNPAKISSNFSSIIAEKLRCNTLPDTGRRKPQVNQKDNFWLVTARSQSAINTWFTDLAGTKPLTQLAKKVPIFSKKEEVFGYLAKYTVPVMRAAWLIKMTCAYYAAITETKVKKRHVIDPFMEWTQIITKYLWEQLQKMAEYYRPGPSGSGGCGSTIGPLPHDVEVAIRQWDYNEKLAMFMFQDGMLDRHEFLTWVLECFEKIRPGEDELLKLLLPLLLRYSGEFVQSAYLSRRLAYFCTRRLALQLDGMSSHSSHVMSAQSTSTLPTTPAPQPPTSSTPSTPFSDLLMCPQHRPLVFGLSCILQTILLCCPSALVWHYSLTDSRIKTGSPLDHLPIAPSNLPMPEGNSAFTQQVRAKLREIEQQIKERGQAVEVRWSFDKCQEATAGFTIGRVLHTLEVLDSHSFERSDFSNSLDSLCNRIFGLGPSKDGHEISSDDDAVVSLLCEWAVSCKRSGRHRAMVVAKLLEKRQAEIEAERCGESEAADEKGSIASGSLSAPSAPIFQDVLLQFLDTQAPMLTDPRSESERVEFFNLVLLFCELIRHDVFSHNMYTCTLISRGDLAFGAPGPRPPSPFDDPADDPERKEAEGSSSSKLEDPGLSESMDIDPSSSVLFEDMEKPDFSLFSPTMPCEGKGSPSPEKPDVEKEVKPPPKEKLEGTLGVLYDQPRHVQYATHFPIPQEESCSHECNQRLVVLFGVGKQRDDARHAIKKITKDILKVLNRKGTAETDQLAPIVPLNPGDLTFLGGEDGQKRRRNRPEAFPTAEDIFAKFQHLSHYDQHQVTAQVSRNVLEQITSFALGMSYHLPLVQHVQFIFDLMEYSLSISGLIDFAIQLLNELSVVEAELLLKSSDLVGSYTTSLCLCIVAVLRHYHACLILNQDQMAQVFEGLCGVVKHGMNRSDGSSAERCILAYLYDLYTSCSHLKSKFGELFSDFCSKVKNTIYCNVEPSESNMRWAPEFMIDTLENPAAHTFTYTGLGKSLSENPANRYSFVCNALMHVCVGHHDPDRVNDIAILCAELTGYCKSLSAEWLGVLKALCCSSNNGTCGFNDLLCNVDVSDLSFHDSLATFVAILIARQCLLLEDLIRCAAIPSLLNAACSEQDSEPGARLTCRILLHLFKTPQLNPCQSDGNKPTVGIRSSCDRHLLAASQNRIVDGAVFAVLKAVFVLGDAELKGSGFTVTGGTEELPEEEGGGGSGGRRQGGRNISVETASLDVYAKYVLRSICQQEWVGERCLKSLCEDSNDLQDPVLSSAQAQRLMQLICYPHRLLDNEDGENPQRQRIKRILQNLDQWTMRQSSLELQLMIKQTPNNEMNSLLENIAKATIEVFQQSAETGSSSGNTASNMPSSSKTKPVLSSLERSGVWLVAPLIAKLPTSVQGHVLKAAGEELEKGQHLGSSSRKERDRQKQKSMSLLSQQPFLSLVLTCLKGQDEQREGLLTSLYSQVHQIVNNWRDDQYLDDCKPKQLMHEALKLRLNLVGGMFDTVQRSTQQTTEWAVLLLEIIISGTVDMQSNNELFTTVLDMLSVLINGTLAADMSSISQGSMEENKRAYMNLVKKLRKELGERQSDSLEKVRQLLPLPKQTRDVITCEPQGSLIDTKGNKIAGFDSIFKKEGLQVSTKQKISPWDLFEGLKPSAPLSWGWFGTVRVDRRVARGEEQQRLLLYHTHLRPRPRAYYLEPLPLPPEDEEPPAPALLEPEKKAPEPPKTDKPGAAPPSTEERKKKSTKGKKRSQPAAKTEPSPLPPVPFTQDYGMGPGRSGPYGVTVPPDLLHHTNPGSISHLSYRQGSIGLYTQNQPLPAGGPRVDPYRPVRLPMQKLPTRPPYPGVLPTTMTGVMGLEPSSYKTSVYRQQQPAVPQGQRLRQQLQAKIQSQGMLGQSSVHQMTPSSSYGLQTSQGYTPYVSHVGLQQHTGPAGTMVPPSYSSQPYQSTHSSTNPTLVDPTRHLQQRPSGYVHQQAPTYGHGLTSTQRFSHQTLQQTPMIGTMTPLGAQGVQAGVRSASILPEQQQQQQQQQQQQQQQQQQQQQQQQQQYHIRQQQQQQILRQQQQQQQQQQQQQQQQQQQQQQQQQQQQQQQAHQQQQQQAAPPQPQPQSQPQFQRQGLQQTQQQQQTAALVRQLQQQLSNTQPQPSTNIFGRY from the exons AATGGACTCAGATCATCACCAAGTACTTATGGGAGCAGCTGCAAAAGATGGCTGAATACTACCGGCCAGGGCCTTCCGGAAGTGGGGGCTGTGGTTCTACTATAGGGCCCTTGCCCCATGATGTAGAGGTGGCAATCCGGCAGTGGGACTACAATGAGAAGCTAGCCATGTTCATGTTTCAG GACGGAATGCTGGACAGACATGAGTTCCTGACCTGGGTACTTGAGTGTTTTGAGAAAATCCGCCCTGGAGAGGATGAATTGCTTAAACTGCTGCTGCCCCTGCTGCTTCGA TACTCTGGGGAATTCGTTCAGTCTGCATACCTCTCCCGCCGCCTTGCCTACTTCTGTACGCGGAGACTGGCCCTGCAGCTGGATGGCATGAGCAGTCACTCATCTCATGTGATGTCTGCTCAGTCAACAAGCACACTGCCCACGACCCCTGCTCCTCAGCCCCCAACTAGCAGCACACCCTCTACACCCTTTAGTGACCTGCTTATGTGCCCTCAGCACCGGCCCCTAGTTTTTGGCCTCAGCTGTATCCTTCAG ACCATCCTCCTGTGTTGTCCTAGTGCCCTGGTTTGGCACTACTCACTGACTGATAGCCGAATCAAGACTGGCTCACCACTTGACCACCTGCCTATTGCCCCCTCCAACCTGCCCATGCCAGAGGGCAACAGTGCCTTCACTCAGCAG GTCCGTGCAAAGTTGCGGGAGATTGAGCAGCAGATCAAGGAGCGAGGACAGGCCGTTGAGGTTCGCTGGTCTTTTGATAAGTGCCAAGAAGCTACTGCAG GCTTCACCATTGGACGGGTGCTCCATACTTTGGAAGTGCTGGACAGCCATAGTTTTGAGCGCTCTGACTTCAGCAACTCTCTTGATTCCCTCTGTAATCGAATCTTTGGATTGGGGCCTAGCAAGGATGGGCACGAG ATCTCCTCAGATGATGATGCTGTGGTATCATTACTGTGTGAATGGGCTGTCAGCTGCAAGCGCTCTGGTCGTCATCGTGCGATGGTGGTAGCCAAGCTGCTGGAGAAGAGACAGGCAGAGATTGAGGCTGAG CGTTGTGGAGAATCGGAAGCCGCAGATGAGAAGGGTTCCATAGCCTCTGGCTCCCTTTCTGCTCCTAGTGCTCCCATTTTCCAGGATGTCCTCCTGCAGTTTCTGGATACACAGGCTCCCATGCTGA CGGACCCCCGAAGTGAGAGTGAGCGAGTGGAGTTCTTTAACTTGGTACTGCTTTTCTGTGAACTGATTCGACATGATGTTTTCTCCCACAACATGTACACTTGCACCCTCATCTCCCGAGGGGACCTTGCCTTCGGAGCCCCTGGTCCCCGGCCTCCCTCTCCCTTTGATGACCCTGCCGATGACCCTGAGCGCAAAGAGGCtgagggcagcagcagcagcaagctGGAG GATCCAGGCCTCTCGGAGTCTATGGACATCGACCCTAGCTCCAGTGTGCTCTTTGAGGACATGGAGAAGCCTGATTTCTCA TTGTTCTCCCCCACTATGCCCTGTGAGGGGAAAGGCAGTCCATCCCCTGAGAAACCAGATGTTGAGAAGGAGGTGAAGCCCCCACCCAAGGAGAAGCTAGAAGGGACCCTTGGGGTTCTTTATGACCAGCCGCGGCATGTGCAGTATGCCACGCACTTTCCCATCCCCCAG GAGGAGTCATGCAGCCATGAGTGCAACCAGCGGTTGGTCGTACTGTTTGGGGTGGGAAAGCAGCGAGATGATGCCCGCCATGCCATCAAGAAAATTACCAAGGATATCCTGAAGGTTCTGAACCGCAAAGGGACAGCGGAAACTG ACCAGCTTGCTCCTATTGTGCCTCTGAATCCTGGAGACCTGACATTCTTAG GTGGGGAGGATGGGCAGAAGCGGCGGCGCAACCGGCCTGAAGCCTTCCCCACTGCCGAGGATATCTTTGCTAAGTTCCAGCACCTTTCACATTATGACCAACACCAGGTCACAGCTCAG GTCTCCCGGAATGTTCTGGAGCAGATCACGAGCTTTGCCCTTGGCATGTCGTACCACTTGCCTCTGGTGCAGCATGTGCAGTTCATCTTCGACCTCATGGAATATTCACTCAGCATCAGTGGCCTCATCGACTTTGCCATTCAG CTACTGAATGAACTGAGTGTAGTTGAGGCCGAGTTGCTTCTCAAATCCTCGGATCTGGTGGGCAGCTACACCACCAGCCTGTGCCTGTGCATCGTGGCTGTCCTGCGGCACTATCACGCCTGCCTCATCCTcaaccaggaccagatggcacaGGTCTTTGAGGG GCTGTGTGGCGTAGTCAAGCATGGGATGAACCGGTCCGATGGCTCCTCCGCAGAACGCTGTATCCTTGCTTATCTCTATGATCTGTACACCTCCTGTAGCCATTTAAAGAGCAAATTTGGGGAGCTCTTCAG CGACTTCTGCTCCAAGGTGAAGAACACCATCTACTGCAACGTGGAGCCGTCAGAATCCAACATGCGCTGGGCACCTGAGTTCATGATTGACACTCTGGAGAACCCTGCCGCTCACACCTTCACCTACACAGGGCTAGGCAAGAGTCTTAGTGAGAACCCTGCTAACCGCTACAGCTTTGTCTGCAATGCCCTTATGCACGTCTGTGTGGGGCACCATGATCCCGATAG GGTGAATGACATCGCAATCCTGTGTGCAGAGCTGACCGGCTATTGCAAGTCACTGAGTGCAGAGTGGCTGGGAGTGCTTAAGGCCTTGTGCTGCTCCTCTAACAATGGCACTTGTGGTTTCAACGACCTCCTCTGCAATGTAGAT GTCAGTGACCTGTCTTTTCACGACTCCCTGGCCACTTTTGTTGCCATCCTCATCGCTCGGCAGTGTTTGCTCCTGGAGGATCTGATTCGCTGTGCAGCCATCCCTTCGCTTCTTAATGCTG CTTGCAGTGAACAGGACTCTGAGCCGGGGGCCCGGCTTACCTGCCGCATCCTCCTCCACCTTTTCAAGACACCTCAACTCAATCCTTGCCAGTCGGACGGAA ACAAGCCTACGGTAGGAATCCGCTCCTCCTGTGACCGCCACCTGCTGGCTGCCTCCCAGAACCGCATTGTGGATGGAGCTGTGTTTGCTGTTCTCAAGGCTGTGTTTGTACTTG GGGATGCGGAACTGAAGGGTTCAGGCTTCACTGTGACAGGAGGAACAGAAGAACttccagaggaggagggaggaggtggcagtGGCGGTCGGAGGCAGGGTGGCCGCAACATCTCTGTGGAGACAGCCAGTCTGGATGTCTATGCCAAGTACGTGCTACGCAGCATCTGCCAGCAG GAATGGGTAGGAGAACGTTGCCTTAAATCGCTGTGTGAGGACAGCAATGACTTGCAAGACCCAGTGTTGAGTAGCGCCCAGGCCCAGCGCCTCATGCAGCTCATCTGCTACCCACATCGGCTGCTGGACAATGAGGATGGGGAAAACCCCCAGCGGCAACGCATTAAGCGTATTCTCCAG AACTTGGACCAGTGGACCATGCGCCAGTCTTCCTTGGAGCTGCAGCTCATGATCAAGCAGACCCCTAACAAT GAGATGAACTCCCTCTTAGAGAACATCGCCAAGGCCACAATCGAGGTTTTCCAACAGTCTGCAGAGACAGGGTCGTCTTCTGGAAACACTGCAAGCAACATGCCCAGCAGCAGCAAGACCAAGCCCGTGCTCAG CTCCCTAGAGCGCTCTGGTGTATGGCTGGTGGCTCCTCTCATTGCCAAACTGCCCACCTCAGTCCAGGGGCATGTGTTAAAGGCTGCTGGGGAAGAATTGGAGAAGGGCCAGCACCTGGGTTCCTCTTCGCGCAAAGAACGCGATCGACAAAAGCAAAAGAG CATGTCCCTGTTGAGCCAGCAGCCCTTCTTATCCCTGGTGCTGACGTGTCTGAAGGGTCAGGACGAGCAGCGCGAGGGACTCCTTACCTCCCTCTACAGCCAGGTCCACCAG ATTGTGAATAATTGGAGAGATGACCAGTACTTAGACGATTGCAAGCCAAAGCAGCTAATGCATGAGGCGCTCAAACTGCGGCTCAACCTG GTGGGGGGCATGTTTGACACGGTGCAGCGCAGCACCCAGCAGACCACGGAGTGGGCTGTGCTCCTCCTGGAGATCATCATCAGCGGCACTGTCGACATGCAGTCCAACAA TGAGCTCTTCACCACCGTCTTGGACATGCTGAGCGTGCTCATCAATGGGACCCTAGCTGCGGACATGTCCAGCATCTCCCAGGGCAGCATGGAGGAAAACAAACGTGCCTACATGAACCTGGTGAAGAAGCTGCGG AAGGAGTTGGGGGAGCGCCAGTCAGACAGTCTGGAAAAAGTTCGCCAGCTGCTGCCGCTGCCCAAGCAGACCCGAGATGTCATCACATGTGAGCCGCAGGGCTCCCTTATCGACACCAAAGGCAACAAGATCGCCGGCTTCGACTCCATCTTCAAGAAGGAG GGTCTACAGGTTTCCACCAAACAAAAGATCTCCCCCTGGGATCTTTTTGAAGGCTTGAAGCCATCAGCACCACTGTCTTGGGGCTGGTTTGGAACAGTCCGGGTGGACCGGCGCGTGGCCCGCGGAGAGGAGCAGCAGCGGCTGCTGCTGTACCACACGCACCTGAGGCCCCGGCCCCGCGCCTATTACCTGGAGCCACTGCCGCTGCCGCCGGAAGATGAggagcccccagcccccgccctgcTGGAGCCTGAGAAAAAGGCTCCAGAGCCCCCCAAAACTGACAAACCTGGGGCCGCTCCCCCCAGCACTGAGGAACGCAAGAAGAAGTCCACCAAGGGCAAGAAACGCAGCCAGCCGGCCGCCAAGACAGAG ccctctccccttcctcctgtgccGTTCACACAGGACTATGGAATGGGCCCAGGCCGGAGTGGCCCCTATGGAGTGACAGTGCCTCCGGACCTCCTGCACCACACCAACCCTGGCTCCATATCCCACCTTAGCTACAGGCAGGGCTCCATAGGCCTCTACACCCAGAACCAGCCACTGCCGGCAG GTGGCCCCCGTGTGGACCCGTACCGCCCTGTGCGGTTACCGATGCAGAAGCTGCCGACCCGACCACCTTACCCTGGAGTGCTGCCCACCACCATGACTGGCGTCATGGGACTGGAACCCTCCTCCTACAAGACGTCTGTGTACCGACAGCAGCAGCCTGCGGTGCCCCAGGGACAGCGCCTTCGCCAACAGCTCCAGGCAAAGATA CAGAGTCAGGGGATGTTGGGACAGTCATCTGTCCATCAGATGACTCCCAGCTCTTCCTACGGTTTGCAGACCTCCCAG ggCTATACTCCTTACGTTTCTCATGTGGGATTGCAGCAACACACAGGCCCCGCAGGTACCATGGTGCCCCCCAGCTACTCCAGCCAGCCTTATCAGAGCACCCACTCTTCTACCAATCCTACTCTTGTAGATCCTACCCGCCATCTGCAGCAGCGGCCCAGTGGCTATGTGCACCAGCAGGCCCCAACCTACGGACACGGGCTGACCTCTACTCAAAG GTTTTCCCACCAGACACTGCAGCAGACACCCATGATAGGCACTATGACCCCACTAGGCGCCCAGGGTGTCCAGGCTGGCGTCCGGTCGGCTTCCATCCTGcctgagcagcagcagcagcagcagcagcaacagcagcagcagcagcagcagcaacagcagcagcagcagcagcagcagcaacagtacCACAtccggcagcagcagcagcagcagatccTGCGG cagcagcagcagcagcagcagcaacagcagcagcagcagcagcagcagcagcagcagcaacagcagcagcagcagcagcagcagcagcagcaggcacaccagcagcagcagcagcaggcagctcctccccagccccagccccagtcccAGCCCCAG TTCCAGCGCCAGGGGCTTCAGCAGACCCAGCAACAACAGCAGACAGCAGCTTTGGTCCGGCAGCTCCAACAACAGCTCTCCA ATACCCAGCCACAGCCCAGTACCAACATATTTGGACGCTACTGA